In Microbacterium cremeum, a genomic segment contains:
- a CDS encoding acyl-CoA dehydrogenase family protein, producing the protein MIGAPDLLDFDDLLTDDERAVRDRVRAFVDARVRPRIADWYDRAEFPVSLIPELAELGVLGMHLRGYGCPGRSAVEYGLAAMELEAGDSGLRTFVSVQGSLAMSAIHKHGSEEQKQHWLPRMARGEVIGCFGLTEPQSGSDPSSMTTFARREGDTWVINGAKRWIGLASIAHIAIIWAQTDDGVRGFIVPTETPGFVATPIAPKMSMRASIQCDITLTDVRVPADAQLSEARGLRGPFSCLNEARYGIGWGVIGAARDSYETALRYSLTRVQFNTPIAGFQLTQQKLVDMAIEIEKAQLVALRLGRLKDAGHLQPHQISVAKLSNTRAAIAIAREARTILGGNGVAAEYSPMRHAANLESVRTYEGTDEVHTLVLGAHITGIPAFRPSAEGAE; encoded by the coding sequence ATGATCGGCGCACCGGACCTGCTCGACTTCGACGACCTGCTCACCGACGACGAACGGGCGGTGCGCGACCGCGTCCGCGCGTTCGTCGACGCCCGCGTTCGTCCTCGCATCGCGGACTGGTACGACCGCGCCGAGTTCCCCGTCTCGTTGATCCCGGAGCTGGCCGAGCTCGGCGTGCTCGGCATGCATCTCAGGGGATACGGATGCCCCGGCCGCAGCGCGGTCGAGTACGGGCTGGCCGCGATGGAGCTCGAAGCCGGCGACTCGGGGCTGCGCACCTTCGTCTCGGTGCAGGGCTCCCTCGCCATGAGCGCGATCCACAAGCACGGCAGCGAGGAGCAGAAGCAGCACTGGCTGCCACGCATGGCACGCGGCGAGGTCATCGGATGCTTCGGCCTCACCGAGCCACAGTCGGGCTCGGACCCCTCGAGCATGACCACCTTCGCGCGCCGTGAAGGCGACACGTGGGTCATCAACGGGGCCAAGCGCTGGATCGGTCTCGCGTCGATCGCGCACATCGCGATCATCTGGGCGCAGACCGACGACGGCGTACGCGGCTTCATCGTGCCGACCGAGACCCCCGGGTTCGTCGCGACGCCGATCGCGCCCAAGATGTCGATGCGGGCGTCCATCCAGTGCGACATCACCTTGACGGACGTACGCGTACCGGCAGACGCGCAGCTGTCCGAGGCGCGTGGCCTGCGCGGGCCGTTCTCGTGCCTCAACGAGGCGCGCTACGGCATCGGTTGGGGCGTCATCGGTGCCGCGCGCGACAGCTACGAGACGGCGCTGCGGTACTCCCTCACCCGGGTGCAGTTCAACACGCCGATCGCCGGATTCCAGCTCACGCAGCAGAAGCTGGTCGACATGGCGATCGAGATCGAGAAGGCACAGCTGGTCGCTCTCCGGCTGGGCAGGTTGAAGGATGCCGGCCACCTGCAGCCGCATCAGATCTCGGTGGCGAAGCTCTCGAACACGCGGGCGGCGATCGCGATCGCGCGCGAGGCCCGCACGATCCTCGGCGGCAACGGCGTGGCCGCCGAGTACTCGCCGATGCGCCATGCGGCCAACCTCGAGTCCGTCCGCACGTACGAGGGAACCGACGAGGTGCACACCCTCGTGCTCGGCGCACACATCACCGGCATCCCGGCCTTCCGGCCGTCGGCAGAAGGAGCAGAATGA
- the gabT gene encoding 4-aminobutyrate--2-oxoglutarate transaminase, with translation MTVDLPRLVTEIPGPRSRALHAQRSAAVPQGFGITLPIFVERATDSALEDVDGNLLIDFASGIAVTSVGASNPRVRRRVAAQLDRFTHTCFMVTEYKSFVRVAEWLNAHVPGDFDKRTALFSTGAEAVENAVKIARAHTGRAGVLVVDEAYHGRSLLTMSMTAKEHPYKTSFGPFAAEVVRVPNANPLRGTGVDAALAELERVVAASGPAAFAALVVEPIQGEGGFVVPEPGFLAGLRRIADEHGIVLVVDEIQSGLGRTGALFASEHEGVAGDLTLTAKALGAGLPISAVTGRAEIMDAAHPGGLGGTYAGNPLACEAALAVFEVLEDPALMPRVREIEAIIRRSLEPLRHEFGVVADIRGRGAMMAIEFADAGDLAPRADLAQRISAACHSAGLLTLTCGTYGNVIRLLPPLVIDFAALERGLEILTGAIRGIASDAGEAAA, from the coding sequence ATGACCGTCGACCTCCCTCGCCTCGTGACCGAGATCCCGGGACCTCGCTCGCGAGCCCTGCACGCCCAGCGCTCCGCCGCCGTTCCGCAGGGGTTCGGCATCACGCTGCCGATCTTCGTGGAACGCGCCACCGACTCCGCCCTCGAAGACGTCGACGGCAATCTGCTCATCGACTTCGCCTCCGGCATCGCGGTGACGAGCGTGGGCGCGTCCAACCCTCGCGTGCGCCGGCGCGTCGCGGCGCAGCTCGATCGCTTCACGCACACGTGCTTCATGGTGACCGAGTACAAGTCGTTCGTGCGTGTGGCGGAGTGGCTCAACGCGCATGTGCCGGGCGACTTCGACAAGCGCACGGCGCTGTTCAGCACGGGTGCGGAAGCGGTCGAGAACGCCGTCAAGATCGCCCGTGCGCACACCGGGCGCGCCGGCGTGCTGGTGGTGGACGAGGCGTACCACGGCCGCTCGCTGCTGACGATGAGCATGACGGCGAAGGAGCACCCGTACAAGACGTCGTTCGGTCCGTTCGCTGCGGAGGTGGTGCGAGTGCCGAACGCCAATCCGCTGCGGGGGACGGGCGTCGACGCCGCACTCGCCGAGCTCGAGCGGGTCGTCGCCGCCAGCGGGCCCGCTGCGTTCGCCGCGCTCGTGGTGGAGCCGATCCAGGGCGAGGGCGGCTTCGTCGTTCCCGAGCCCGGCTTCCTCGCGGGACTGCGCCGCATCGCCGACGAGCACGGGATCGTCCTCGTCGTCGACGAGATCCAGTCCGGTCTGGGGCGCACCGGCGCTCTGTTCGCGAGCGAGCACGAAGGCGTCGCCGGCGACCTCACCCTGACCGCGAAGGCGCTCGGAGCTGGCCTGCCGATCAGTGCGGTGACGGGGCGTGCCGAGATCATGGATGCCGCGCACCCGGGTGGCCTCGGCGGCACGTACGCCGGCAATCCGCTCGCCTGCGAGGCGGCTCTGGCGGTCTTCGAGGTGCTCGAGGATCCGGCACTGATGCCCCGGGTGCGCGAGATCGAGGCGATCATCCGGCGCAGCCTCGAGCCGTTGCGGCACGAGTTCGGCGTCGTGGCCGACATCCGGGGCCGAGGGGCCATGATGGCGATCGAGTTCGCCGACGCGGGCGACCTCGCCCCGCGGGCCGACCTGGCGCAGCGCATCTCCGCCGCGTGTCACTCGGCGGGGCTGCTGACACTCACCTGCGGCACGTACGGCAACGTCATCCGCCTGCTTCCGCCCCTCGTGATCGACTTCGCGGCGCTCGAGCGGGGGCTCGAGATCCTCACCGGCGCCATCCGAGGGATCGCCTCGGATGCGGGGGAGGCGGCGGCATGA
- a CDS encoding PucR family transcriptional regulator: MTTLGELAETAGPALIAVGPFDPAHQITGVHVSELADPGRYLDGGELLLTTGIRLTGRDDDDAYVARLAEQRVGALGLGLGEGWDAVPPGFVDRCANAGVPLFVVPDGEPFLAVTRSFWQLEGRDERDAVARIGHTHTRLAGAAAGDQPVHDVVRLTSEAVGGWAAWIPLDPTAPGALLHPAGLSGLLPSVKADVERSLERTGVAAASFVAHGSVVVAHPVVANGRTIGAVAVGASRPLTRTDRQLVLTAVAVLRLTIRRPATETSAAHWVARLVFDGDAVAARSLARSAGIDLPLLSRVHVSGADDEPLAELAIERDGMRLTLVDAEGPAAGGVGAVSAAVALEEVPAAAARALALWRRSPGRPVVDAAERAEDWARLLEGSPALLAAARAHLASGRRIERTARALGVHRNTVRQRIAAAEELLGVELADPDVSAELWLALRRRP; this comes from the coding sequence ATGACCACCCTCGGAGAGCTGGCCGAAACCGCCGGACCCGCCCTCATCGCGGTCGGGCCGTTCGATCCCGCGCACCAGATCACCGGGGTGCATGTGTCGGAGCTCGCCGACCCCGGCCGCTACCTCGACGGTGGCGAGCTGCTGCTGACCACCGGCATCCGCCTCACCGGCCGAGACGACGACGACGCATACGTCGCACGACTGGCAGAACAGCGGGTCGGCGCGCTGGGCCTGGGTCTCGGAGAGGGGTGGGATGCCGTGCCCCCCGGCTTCGTCGATCGCTGTGCGAACGCCGGGGTCCCGCTCTTCGTCGTCCCGGACGGCGAACCGTTCCTCGCCGTGACGCGGTCGTTCTGGCAGCTCGAGGGCCGCGACGAACGGGACGCCGTGGCGCGGATCGGGCACACGCACACGCGTCTGGCCGGGGCGGCGGCCGGCGACCAGCCGGTCCACGACGTCGTGCGGCTGACCTCGGAGGCCGTCGGCGGCTGGGCGGCATGGATCCCGCTCGACCCCACGGCGCCGGGCGCGCTGCTGCACCCCGCGGGGCTGTCGGGCCTCCTCCCCTCCGTCAAAGCCGACGTCGAACGCTCCCTCGAGCGCACCGGCGTCGCCGCGGCGTCGTTCGTCGCACACGGGTCGGTCGTCGTCGCGCACCCCGTCGTCGCGAACGGCCGGACGATCGGAGCGGTGGCGGTCGGCGCGAGCCGGCCGCTCACCCGCACGGACCGGCAGCTCGTGCTCACCGCGGTCGCCGTACTGCGGCTGACGATCCGTCGCCCTGCGACCGAGACGTCAGCGGCGCACTGGGTCGCCCGGCTCGTCTTCGACGGGGATGCCGTGGCGGCACGCTCTTTGGCCCGATCGGCGGGAATCGATCTGCCGTTGCTGAGCCGCGTGCACGTGAGCGGGGCCGACGACGAGCCCCTCGCAGAGCTGGCGATCGAGCGCGACGGGATGCGACTGACGCTGGTGGATGCCGAGGGTCCGGCTGCCGGCGGGGTCGGCGCCGTCAGCGCCGCCGTCGCGCTCGAGGAGGTCCCGGCCGCCGCGGCCCGCGCCCTCGCGCTGTGGCGGCGCTCACCGGGGCGGCCCGTCGTGGACGCGGCGGAGCGAGCCGAGGACTGGGCGCGGCTGCTGGAAGGATCGCCGGCTCTGCTCGCCGCCGCACGCGCGCACCTGGCGTCGGGGCGCCGCATCGAGCGCACCGCCCGGGCACTGGGGGTGCACCGCAATACCGTGAGGCAGCGGATCGCCGCGGCCGAGGAGCTGCTGGGCGTGGAGCTGGCGGATCCGGACGTGTCGGCCGAGCTCTGGCTGGCGCTGCGCCGGCGGCCCTAG
- a CDS encoding CaiB/BaiF CoA transferase family protein, translated as MTAPLDGVVVADFSRVLAGPLATMTLADLGARVIKIERPGTGDDTRAWGPPYAASGMTTYFESANRGKESIELDLTDAGDRGRAHEIIAHSDVVIENFRPGQFARLGFDWPAMSERHPRLIYASVSGFGLAAGAELPGYDFVAQAVGGLMHITGDRDGEAMKAGVALVDVLTGKDAVIGILAALRRRELTGRGSRVDVNLLSSLQAALVNQVSAQLGAGVEPRRLGNRHPSIAPYEVLECADGPLAVACGNDAQFAKMTTVLGVPALAGDTRFARNSDRVAHREELATALEGALAADVAQAWAERLNAVGVAAGVVNTIGDGLALAERLGLEPVNETTGDDGRISRQVRPPIAWSPAIPVSATAPPRLGEHTDDVLRWLAADGG; from the coding sequence GTGACGGCGCCGCTCGACGGTGTCGTCGTCGCCGACTTCTCTCGCGTGCTCGCCGGCCCTCTCGCGACCATGACCCTCGCCGACCTCGGTGCCCGCGTCATCAAGATCGAGCGGCCCGGCACCGGCGACGACACGCGAGCCTGGGGACCGCCGTATGCCGCGTCGGGAATGACCACGTACTTCGAGTCCGCCAACCGCGGCAAGGAGTCGATCGAGCTGGACCTCACCGACGCCGGCGATCGCGGCCGGGCGCATGAGATCATCGCGCACAGCGACGTCGTCATCGAGAACTTCCGCCCCGGCCAGTTCGCGCGCCTCGGCTTCGACTGGCCGGCCATGTCGGAGCGCCATCCGCGCCTGATCTACGCGTCGGTGAGCGGGTTCGGCCTCGCCGCGGGGGCGGAGCTTCCCGGGTACGACTTCGTCGCACAGGCGGTGGGCGGGCTGATGCACATCACCGGCGACCGGGACGGCGAGGCGATGAAGGCGGGCGTGGCGCTGGTCGACGTCCTCACCGGCAAGGACGCCGTGATCGGCATCCTCGCCGCCCTGCGCCGGCGTGAGCTCACCGGTCGCGGCTCGCGGGTGGACGTGAACCTCCTCTCGAGCCTGCAGGCCGCCCTCGTGAACCAGGTGTCGGCACAGCTCGGGGCAGGCGTGGAACCTCGCCGGCTGGGCAACCGGCATCCGTCGATCGCCCCGTACGAGGTGCTCGAATGCGCTGACGGTCCGCTCGCCGTCGCGTGCGGCAACGACGCGCAGTTCGCCAAGATGACCACGGTGCTCGGCGTGCCGGCTCTCGCCGGCGACACCCGCTTCGCCCGCAACTCCGACCGCGTCGCGCACCGGGAAGAGCTTGCGACGGCTCTCGAGGGCGCGCTCGCCGCCGATGTCGCGCAGGCCTGGGCGGAGCGCTTGAACGCTGTCGGCGTCGCCGCGGGCGTCGTCAACACCATCGGCGACGGGCTGGCGCTGGCCGAGCGGCTGGGGCTCGAGCCCGTGAACGAGACGACCGGCGACGACGGCCGGATCTCGCGCCAGGTACGCCCGCCGATCGCCTGGTCACCGGCGATCCCGGTGTCGGCCACGGCGCCGCCGCGACTGGGGGAGCACACCGACGACGTGCTCCGCTGGCTTGCGGCGGATGGCGGCTAG
- a CDS encoding LacI family DNA-binding transcriptional regulator encodes MQGPRRARLIDVARRAGVGKTTASDALSGTGRVSPATRDAVLAAAADLGYTANTAARHLRNGSIGTIGIVLPEVVSRSSYYMAFSFGIVTHAAAHDVDVTIVSPSVSSGRSRPIRADGLIIGDPLSGDPALPALFASGIPIVTQEHLPDDVEGEPVGVVWSSHESGMLRLMDEIDRTGARHPALLVAPDITDWSRQLVAGYRRGCASRGLEPVLAPIEFEAPWAAVRAATERLLAERPETDVIICAPDSSAIEVVAVLGRMGRVIGDDITVVSCVDHPSLPYLQPSITSIDLRPRESGVACAALLLDVLEGRAEPGADIEFPITVVARESTAHPLRARAS; translated from the coding sequence ATGCAAGGGCCCCGGCGTGCGCGCCTGATCGATGTCGCCCGTCGTGCCGGCGTCGGCAAGACGACCGCTTCGGATGCCCTGAGCGGAACCGGGCGGGTCTCTCCGGCGACCCGTGACGCGGTGCTCGCCGCAGCAGCAGACCTGGGCTACACCGCCAACACCGCTGCCCGGCACCTGCGGAACGGGTCCATCGGCACGATCGGGATCGTCCTGCCGGAGGTGGTGTCGCGGTCGTCGTACTACATGGCCTTCTCGTTCGGCATCGTGACCCATGCGGCCGCGCACGACGTGGACGTCACGATCGTGAGTCCGTCCGTCTCGTCGGGCCGCTCGCGACCGATCCGGGCCGACGGGCTCATCATCGGCGACCCGTTGTCGGGCGACCCGGCGCTTCCGGCGCTGTTCGCCAGCGGCATCCCGATCGTCACGCAGGAGCATCTCCCCGACGACGTCGAGGGCGAGCCCGTGGGCGTGGTGTGGTCGTCGCACGAATCCGGGATGCTGCGCCTCATGGACGAGATCGACCGCACCGGGGCGCGCCATCCGGCCCTGCTCGTGGCCCCCGACATCACGGACTGGAGCCGCCAGCTGGTCGCGGGCTACCGGCGCGGCTGCGCGAGCCGCGGGCTGGAGCCCGTGCTCGCCCCGATCGAGTTCGAGGCGCCCTGGGCGGCCGTCCGCGCGGCGACCGAGCGCCTGCTCGCGGAGCGGCCCGAGACCGACGTGATCATCTGCGCCCCCGACTCGAGCGCGATCGAGGTCGTCGCGGTACTGGGGCGCATGGGCCGTGTCATCGGCGACGACATCACCGTGGTCTCGTGCGTCGATCACCCCTCGCTGCCCTACCTCCAGCCGTCGATCACCTCGATCGACCTCCGGCCGCGGGAGTCGGGAGTCGCGTGCGCCGCGCTGCTGCTGGACGTGCTCGAGGGGCGCGCCGAGCCGGGGGCCGACATCGAGTTCCCGATCACCGTCGTCGCCCGAGAGTCCACCGCGCACCCGTTGCGGGCGAGGGCATCGTGA
- a CDS encoding primary-amine oxidase produces MTCSCSTGTHVQRSRRLGDESGAPFATLSEGELQEAAAILRRHGRLEESHRIAYIGLDEPDRREVLAGRPVPRRAHVQLLDVATGEARDISVDLDRGDLARDEQIDPVVSGQVPLLKEEHVLIRDLLATDERWLAALALRGIHDPATVALAGLSAGRFPIEGEDGRRMARVLGHHQPTPQTMPWAHPIDGLVAYVDLGSRSVAQVIDTGVMPIPQETADYHVPGTFGPERTTQKPIVIQQPQGPSFSFDGDVVSWEKWSLRIGYDMREGLILHGVGFEDAGRVRPIVHRASIAEMLVPYGDPGPVRFWQNYFDTGEYLLGRLVNSLELGCDCVGDITYLDVPIADARGEVKVLPNAVCIHEEDAGVLWKHTEQFTGTSDVRRQRRLVISFFVTVGNYDYGFYWYLYLDGKIEFEAKATGLVFTAAYDDRASRYASELAPGLAAPYHQHLFCARLDMAVDEGPAVVDEVDVTTVPIDGDNTHGTAIGFRATRLTSEKNARRRSHASVDRTWRVSSTTSMNRLGRPVSYVLATEGKPVLLAQPDSVIASRARFATADIWVTAYDVDERYPAGAVVNQSAGEQGLPAFVADDASLDGADLVLWHTFGLTHFPRTEDWPIMPVDTCGFVLRPHDFFDRNPTLDVPASTAACSCTHEEHAHADASHQHHENQHSARREH; encoded by the coding sequence ATGACCTGCTCCTGCTCCACCGGCACTCACGTGCAGCGCTCGCGCCGCCTCGGCGACGAGTCCGGCGCACCGTTCGCAACGCTCTCGGAGGGCGAGCTGCAGGAGGCGGCCGCCATCCTGCGCCGCCACGGCCGGCTCGAGGAGTCACACCGCATCGCGTACATCGGCCTCGACGAGCCCGACCGCCGCGAGGTGCTGGCCGGTCGCCCCGTCCCCCGCCGCGCGCATGTGCAGCTGCTGGACGTCGCCACCGGCGAGGCGCGCGACATCTCCGTCGACCTCGACCGCGGCGACCTCGCACGCGACGAGCAGATCGACCCCGTCGTCTCGGGTCAGGTGCCCCTGCTGAAGGAGGAGCACGTCCTCATCCGGGATCTGCTCGCGACCGACGAGCGGTGGCTCGCCGCACTCGCTTTGCGCGGCATCCACGACCCGGCGACCGTCGCCCTGGCAGGACTGTCCGCCGGTCGCTTCCCGATCGAAGGCGAAGACGGCCGGCGCATGGCCCGCGTGCTCGGCCACCACCAGCCGACACCGCAGACGATGCCGTGGGCGCACCCCATCGACGGACTGGTCGCGTACGTCGACCTCGGCTCCCGGAGCGTCGCACAGGTCATCGACACCGGTGTGATGCCGATTCCGCAGGAGACGGCGGACTACCACGTTCCGGGTACGTTCGGACCCGAGCGCACGACGCAGAAGCCGATCGTCATCCAGCAGCCGCAAGGACCCAGCTTCTCGTTCGACGGCGACGTCGTGTCGTGGGAGAAGTGGTCGCTGCGGATCGGATACGACATGCGCGAGGGCCTGATCCTGCACGGCGTGGGCTTCGAGGATGCCGGACGCGTGCGCCCGATCGTGCACCGGGCCTCGATCGCCGAGATGCTCGTGCCGTACGGCGACCCCGGCCCCGTCCGCTTCTGGCAGAACTACTTCGACACGGGCGAGTACCTGCTCGGCCGGCTCGTGAACAGCCTCGAGCTCGGGTGCGACTGCGTCGGCGACATCACGTATCTCGACGTGCCGATCGCCGACGCGCGCGGTGAGGTCAAGGTGCTGCCGAACGCCGTGTGCATCCACGAGGAGGACGCCGGGGTGCTCTGGAAGCACACCGAGCAGTTCACCGGAACGAGCGACGTGCGCCGGCAGCGCCGGCTCGTGATCTCGTTCTTCGTGACCGTCGGCAACTACGACTACGGCTTCTACTGGTACCTCTACCTCGACGGCAAGATCGAGTTCGAGGCGAAGGCGACCGGGCTGGTCTTCACGGCCGCCTACGACGACCGGGCGAGCCGCTACGCCAGCGAGCTCGCCCCCGGCCTCGCGGCGCCCTACCACCAGCACCTGTTCTGCGCGCGACTCGACATGGCGGTCGACGAAGGACCGGCTGTCGTCGACGAGGTGGACGTCACCACCGTCCCGATCGACGGCGACAACACCCACGGCACAGCGATCGGCTTCCGCGCGACGCGGCTGACCAGCGAGAAGAACGCCCGGCGACGCTCCCACGCGTCCGTGGACCGAACCTGGCGCGTCAGCAGCACGACGTCGATGAACCGGCTGGGCCGGCCCGTGTCGTACGTCCTGGCCACGGAGGGCAAGCCGGTGCTGCTCGCCCAGCCGGACTCGGTCATCGCATCGCGTGCCAGGTTCGCGACGGCCGACATCTGGGTCACCGCCTACGACGTCGATGAGCGTTATCCGGCAGGAGCAGTCGTGAATCAGAGCGCGGGCGAACAGGGACTGCCGGCGTTCGTCGCCGACGACGCCTCCCTCGACGGCGCCGACCTCGTGCTCTGGCACACCTTCGGCCTGACCCACTTCCCCCGCACCGAGGACTGGCCGATCATGCCCGTCGACACCTGCGGCTTCGTCCTCCGACCCCACGACTTCTTCGACCGGAACCCGACCCTCGATGTCCCGGCCTCCACCGCGGCATGCTCGTGCACCCACGAGGAGCACGCGCACGCGGATGCGTCGCACCAGCACCATGAGAACCAGCACTCAGCTCGAAGGGAACACTAG
- a CDS encoding ABC transporter substrate-binding protein: protein MLRAARAGAAIVAVAALALTGCAAGADSSSPPVSQAEAAPGFLAVADESFDSGGELVVQVDYDTAEASGLDPQGAATARSWMIEGLSYETLTTIDEDLAVAPSLATSWETPSDTEYVFTLADDAVFSNGRAMTADDVVGSLQRLLDNPTTWTGQLGPVASVEKTGDLEVTVTLSEPYAPFLAALANTPAAVLPMAEIEAGEVDITQQMLGTGPLVATAHRQDEEWTFEPNEHHPDAGSLGFSSLRIDIVGDEATRAAGLRDGSADFAVLNSADSAELLSNAADVTVAGQKNTDYHYLMINSVSGDEALQDEAVRFAINSAIDRDAINELAFGGSTGASGITPAGLPDSCAPDGLPSATSDAADAKAVIDEIGGLELDLLVYTDEPVLAQIAQVMLQNLAEIGVTVSIEQLDYATYSDRVYGDPSDFDLALSWFAGYADPAMVTTWWNPGVAGFSSVYMSGSDELNELIAAGYTTEPGDERAGVFSELCALADEQSEMIPLVLRPSTIAWNTASVSPTLTTDEGYGDFLRHITEFRAG, encoded by the coding sequence ATGCTCAGAGCAGCTCGAGCGGGAGCCGCGATCGTCGCGGTCGCCGCCCTCGCCCTCACCGGCTGTGCCGCGGGAGCGGACAGCTCCTCCCCACCCGTCTCGCAAGCGGAGGCGGCGCCCGGCTTCCTCGCGGTCGCCGACGAGTCGTTCGACTCGGGCGGTGAACTCGTCGTCCAGGTCGACTACGACACCGCCGAGGCGAGCGGACTCGACCCCCAGGGCGCCGCGACGGCCCGGTCGTGGATGATCGAGGGGCTCTCGTACGAGACCCTCACCACCATCGACGAGGACCTGGCCGTGGCGCCGAGCCTCGCGACATCGTGGGAGACGCCCAGCGACACCGAGTACGTCTTCACCCTGGCCGACGACGCCGTCTTCTCGAACGGCCGCGCGATGACCGCCGACGACGTGGTCGGCAGTCTGCAGCGGCTGCTCGACAACCCGACGACATGGACCGGCCAGCTCGGACCCGTCGCCTCGGTCGAGAAGACCGGCGACCTGGAGGTCACGGTGACCCTCTCGGAACCCTATGCGCCTTTCCTCGCCGCGCTGGCGAACACCCCGGCCGCCGTTCTCCCGATGGCAGAGATCGAGGCCGGCGAGGTGGACATCACCCAGCAGATGCTCGGCACCGGTCCCCTCGTGGCCACCGCGCATCGTCAGGACGAGGAGTGGACGTTCGAGCCGAACGAGCATCACCCCGATGCCGGCTCGCTGGGCTTCTCGTCGCTGCGCATCGACATCGTCGGCGACGAGGCGACGCGTGCCGCGGGCCTTCGCGACGGTTCGGCGGACTTCGCCGTGCTGAACTCGGCGGACTCGGCAGAGCTGCTCTCGAACGCGGCGGACGTGACGGTCGCCGGCCAGAAGAACACCGACTACCACTACCTCATGATCAACTCCGTCTCGGGCGATGAGGCACTGCAGGACGAAGCGGTTCGGTTCGCGATCAACTCGGCGATCGATCGCGATGCGATCAACGAGCTCGCCTTCGGCGGTTCGACCGGCGCGTCCGGCATCACTCCGGCGGGGCTCCCCGACAGCTGCGCGCCGGACGGACTCCCGTCCGCGACGTCGGATGCCGCCGACGCCAAGGCCGTCATCGACGAGATCGGCGGACTCGAGCTCGACCTGCTCGTGTACACCGACGAGCCCGTGCTCGCCCAGATCGCGCAGGTCATGCTGCAGAATCTGGCCGAGATCGGCGTCACCGTCTCGATCGAGCAGCTGGACTACGCCACCTACTCGGACCGTGTCTACGGCGATCCGTCCGACTTCGACCTCGCGCTGAGCTGGTTCGCCGGCTACGCCGACCCCGCGATGGTCACCACCTGGTGGAACCCGGGAGTCGCCGGATTCTCGTCGGTGTACATGAGCGGGTCCGACGAGCTGAACGAGCTCATCGCCGCCGGTTACACGACCGAGCCGGGAGACGAACGCGCCGGCGTGTTCAGCGAGCTCTGCGCACTCGCGGACGAACAGAGCGAGATGATCCCGCTGGTGCTGCGTCCGTCGACGATCGCCTGGAACACCGCGTCGGTGAGCCCCACCCTCACCACCGACGAGGGCTACGGCGACTTCCTCCGCCACATCACCGAGTTCCGCGCAGGCTGA
- a CDS encoding ABC transporter permease — translation MPVVLWSLRRVAAALVTLIGVSVLIFASVRLMPGDYTDLVLGPLASEEQRARAVAASGLDAPIVEQYFRWLFGVFTGDLGFSFVSNVSVSDEFAARLPVTATIAIVTILATLLIGIPLGFASALRSEGSAGAAGRLVSALGISIPEFLLAGVVVFAVSTLGLGLSVGRHAAFADDPGRFVGSLVLPIAVLSVGCVAVVARNTRDAVMNVLVEPHVQAAVARGETPGFIVRHHVLRNAAAPILTVVGSLIAVLLGGTVIVEFVFNVPGMGSYLQTALGRRDYAIIQAAVMLAAAVFIITSLLVDLVANALDPRLRLTGRSRR, via the coding sequence ATGCCGGTCGTCCTGTGGTCGCTCCGGCGGGTCGCCGCCGCACTCGTCACGCTCATCGGGGTGTCGGTGCTGATCTTCGCCTCCGTGCGCTTGATGCCGGGCGACTACACCGACCTCGTCCTGGGTCCGCTCGCCTCCGAGGAGCAGCGGGCCCGGGCCGTGGCCGCCTCGGGCCTGGACGCACCGATCGTCGAGCAGTACTTCCGCTGGCTGTTCGGTGTCTTCACCGGAGACCTGGGGTTCTCTTTCGTCTCGAACGTCTCGGTGTCGGACGAGTTCGCCGCACGGCTTCCCGTCACCGCGACGATCGCGATCGTGACGATCCTCGCGACGCTGCTGATCGGCATCCCCCTGGGATTCGCCTCGGCCCTGCGGTCCGAGGGATCGGCGGGAGCGGCCGGACGCCTCGTCAGTGCGCTGGGCATCAGCATCCCGGAGTTCCTCCTCGCCGGCGTGGTGGTCTTCGCCGTCTCGACGCTCGGGCTGGGCCTCTCGGTCGGCAGGCACGCGGCGTTCGCCGACGACCCCGGCAGGTTCGTCGGGTCGCTCGTGCTTCCCATCGCGGTGCTGTCGGTCGGTTGCGTCGCCGTCGTCGCACGGAACACACGGGATGCCGTCATGAACGTGCTGGTCGAACCGCATGTGCAGGCGGCGGTCGCCCGCGGCGAGACGCCGGGGTTCATCGTCCGTCACCACGTGCTGCGCAACGCCGCAGCGCCGATCCTCACCGTCGTCGGATCGCTGATCGCCGTGCTGCTGGGGGGAACGGTGATCGTCGAGTTCGTCTTCAACGTGCCGGGAATGGGCTCGTACCTGCAGACGGCGCTGGGCCGCCGCGACTACGCGATCATCCAGGCGGCCGTGATGCTGGCAGCAGCGGTCTTCATCATCACGAGCCTTCTCGTCGACCTCGTCGCCAACGCGCTCGATCCGCGATTGCGGCTGACCGGAAGGAGCCGTCGATGA